The following proteins are encoded in a genomic region of Tigriopus californicus strain San Diego chromosome 6, Tcal_SD_v2.1, whole genome shotgun sequence:
- the LOC131882712 gene encoding cytochrome P450 20A1-like → MLITFVIFAVVFILGLVCFTIYLVPPVGKKQCSVPGLEPSDDKLGNIPDITQAGSFHEFLVDLHDKFGSIASFWYGSQFCVSLGAWKLFKEVVPLTDRPRSIFAALEPLVGTRSVRSLNGTAGLGRHRLLSDTFSAKNCTRFLPEFNKISLELVENWQNIPKDDHIPLHDYMMALAIRLLTSSQLGAYFKVDANTMEFQQLYESVMADLEAVINGDLTVDEKGNTRGKMFQKNLTSFQTKVAQIISAQRNARNRADDQLVPSAPLLDTLLMNSADDEEIMCDIIAFVVEGFHSTGNLLTWTLYYLAIHPEIQEKVAKEVEKVFNKLDKDNPKIHDKDIKELKYLGQVVDEAIRSSAMIPMAARIDETKDLKIGGYRIPPNTAIVQAIGVTLQDPKTFKEPNKFDPDRFSPEATKKRNGLAFSPFGVGTRKCPGHKFAFSETFVVVSHLIRKFKLTPAFETDYFVEPKYGLVTKPETEIWLKISPRE, encoded by the exons ATGTTGATCACTTTTGTGATCTTTGCCGTGGTTTTCATACTGGGATTGGTTTGCTTCACCATATACCTGGTTCCACCG GTTGGCAAGAAGCAATGTTCCGTTCCTGGTTTGGAGCCTTCGGATGACAA ATTGGGCAACATTCCCGATATCACACAAGCAGGGAGCTTTCATGAGTTTTTGGTGGACCTTCACGATAAATTTGGGTCCATTGCTTCCTTCTGGTACGGATCCCAATTTTGCGTTAGTTTAGGAGCATGGAAGCTCTTCAAGGAAGTGGTCCCATTAACCGACCGACCCC GCAGCATTTTTGCGGCCCTGGAACCTTTGGTGGGAACAAGATCTGTCCGTTCGTTGAATGGCACAGCTGGACTGGGTCGTCATCGCCTTCTTTCGGATACATTTTCGGCCAAGAATTGCACCCGATTTCTGCCCGAATTCAACAAG ATTTCCCTGGAATTGgtggaaaattggcaaaacatTCCCAAAGACGATCACATTCCTCTCCATGATTACATGATGGCTTTGGCCATCCGCCTCCTGACCTCTTCTCAATTGGGCGCGTATTTCAAAGTTGATGCCAATACAATGGAGTTTCAGCAACTCTATGAATCG GTTATGGCTGATTTAGAGGCCGTGATCAATGGTGACCTCACTGTCGATGAAAAGGGCAACACCAGAgggaaaatgttccaaaagaaCTTGACATCCTTCCAAACTAAGGTCGCCCAAATCATTTCAGCCCAAAGGAATGCCCG AAATCGAGCGGATGACCAATTGGTGCCAAGTGCACCGTTGTTGGACACCCTTTTGATGAATTCAGCCGATGATGAGGAAATCATGTGCGACATCATTGCCTTTGTCGTGGAAGGGTTCCATTCAACAGGCAATCTCCTGACATGGACACTTTACTATCTAGCCATTCATCCCGAGATCCAGGAGAAAGTCGCCAAAGAAGTTGAAAAGGTTTTCAACAAACTGGATAAAGACAACCCAAAAATCCATGACAAAGACATCAAAGAGCTCAA GTATCTGGGTCAGGTAGTGGATGAGGCCATACGGAGCAGTGCCATGATTCCAATGGCTGCTCGCATCGATGAAACCAAGGATCTCAAGATTGGTGGCTATCGCATCCCACCCAATACTGCCATTGTCCAGGCGATTGGGGTCACCCTGCAGGATCCCAAGACTTTTAAAGAGCCAAATAA ATTTGATCCGGATCGATTTTCCCCCGAGGCCACCAAAAAGCGGAACGGCCTGGCTTTTTCACCCTTTGGCGTTGGGACTCGAAAATGCCCGGGCCATAAATTCGCTTTTTCCGAGACCTTTGTGGTCGTGTCCCACCTAATCCGGAAGTTCAAGTTGACGCCAGCCTTCGAAACTGACTACTTTGTCGAACCCAAATACGGCCTTGTCACCAAGCCCGAAACCGAGATCTGGCTCAAAATCTCTCCTCGAGAATAA